Proteins co-encoded in one Arachis hypogaea cultivar Tifrunner chromosome 11, arahy.Tifrunner.gnm2.J5K5, whole genome shotgun sequence genomic window:
- the LOC112719909 gene encoding uncharacterized protein, with protein MRQFFAFRLQTRKTEAPTILVSKKLFQQFVVDAYTMIESERLLYFRIHQKELRADDYKSLKNAKSTGQTSGSSVGKRIVLPSSFIGGRRYMDGLYHNCVAICGHVGYPDLFITFTCNSEWPEIKRLLDPLHLKPVDRPDIVCRMFKMKLDMLIKDLKKERFFGKVVADVHTIEFQKRGLPHAHILIFLDSLSKFPDPKDIDKVICAEIPNQFEHPELYKAVKKFMLHGPCGSVNIFSPCMKEGRCSKFYPKSFADLTTIDAEGYPIYRRRKTGCYAEKGNVALDNRYVVPYNPSLLMKYQAHMNVEWCNQSRAIKYLFKYINKGYDRVTAILDNADDSKCSNKVIDEIKNYLDCRYISPCEAVWRIFAYPIHSREPAVQRLSFHLPGRNPILYEDGEDIDDILSKPGIDQSMFTAWMEANNNYSEAKELTYSEFPRFFVYNKKEKICFRDACFALGLLNDDREYIEAIKEASCWGLGDYLRKLFTVMLMSNSVSRPEHVWKETWRLLSDDILYNERKLSKNSDLSLTDEELKTRCLYEIEMILQDNRKSLKEYPHMPFLEYFVRLKFQNGLIYKELNYDKNNLKNEFQTLFSSLTQEQQGVFEKIVEAISKEDGGVFFVYGHGGTGKTYLWTVLTSFLRSQGMIVLTVALSGIAALLLPGGRTAHSRFAIPLTVHEDSVCNIKQNSELAELLKQTKLIIWDEASMVHRYSVEAVDKSLRDIMSSTNNNNANLPFGGKVVVFGGEFRQILSVIPGGGRTEIVNASICSSYIWDYCSVLRLTKNMRLEESSHADNDELALFSQWILNVGDGNIGGPNDGISEIMIPTELLISNFEDPLSSIVDCIYPNLLENHLDSNWLQSRAILCSTLDVVEKVNQYIIMKISGDEKIYLSSDSVDKSYGSGQYATETLTPEFLNSLQCSGLPHHALKLKVYVMAPG; from the exons ATGCGACAATTTTTTGCATTTAGGCTTCAAACCAGGAAAACAGAAGCTCCAACAATACTGGTTTCTAAAAAACTTTTTCAGCAATTTGTAGTGGATGCTTACACTATGATTGAGTCAGAACGTTTGTTATATTTTAGGATTCATCAAAAGGAACTTAGAGCTGATGATTACAAGAGTTTGAAAAATGCTAAATCTACAGGTCAAACAAGTGGCTCAAGTGTAGGAAAAAGAATAGTTTTGCCATCAAGTTTTATAGGAGGTAGGCGTTATATGGATGGCTTATACCATAATTGTGTTGCAATTTGTGGCCATGTTGGTTATCCAGATTTGTTCATCACTTTCACATGTAATTCAGAATGGCCAGAGATCAAGCGACTCTTAGACCCTTTACATCTCAAACCAGTAGATCGTCCTGACATTGTTTGTCGAATGTTCAAAATGAAGCTTGATATGCTaattaaagatttgaaaaaggaaagattcTTTGGTAAAGTTGTTGCTG ATGTTCATACAATTGAATTTCAGAAACGAGGTCTACCACATGCTCATATTTTGatattcttggattctttaaGCAAATTTCCAGATCCAAAAGATATAGATAAAGTAATTTGTGCTGAGATTCCTAATCAATTTGAGCATCCAGAGTTGTACAAGGCTGTAAAAAAATTTATGCTTCATGGTCCATGCGGTTCTGTAAATATATTTTCACCATGCATGAAAGAAGGTCGTTGTTCAAAGTTCTATCCCAAGTCTTTTGCTGATTTAACAACTATTGATGCTGAAGGGTATCCAATATATAGAAGAAGAAAGACTGGTTGTTATGCTGAAAAAGGAAATGTGGCTCTAGATAATCGCTATGTTGTTCCTTATAATCCTTCTTTGCTAATGAAATATCAAGCACACATGAATGTTGAGTGGTGTAATCAGAGCAGAGCAATTAAGTATCTCTTCAAATATATAAACAAGGGTTATGATCGCGTCACTGCTATTTTAGATAATGCTGATGATAGTAAATGCTCAAATAAAGTTATTGATGAAATAAAAAACTATCTTGATTGTAGATATATATCCCCATGTGAAGCTGTTTGGAGAATATTTGCATACCCTATTCATTCTAGAGAACCTGCTGTACAGAGATTGAGCTTTCATTTGCCTGGTCGGAATCCAATTCTATATGAAGATGGTGAAGATATTGATGATATTCTGTCAAAACCCGGGATTGATCAATCAATGTTTACTGCATGGATGGAGGCTAATAACAATTACTCGGAGGCTAAAGAGTTGACATATTCTGAGTTTCCAAGATTCTttgtttataataaaaaagaaaaaatctg CTTTAGAGATGCTTGCTTTGCTTTGGGATTACTTAATGATGATAGAGAATATATTGAAGCTATCAAAGAAGCTTCATGTTGGGGTTTAGGTGATTATCTAAGGAAGCTTTTCACTGTAATGTTGATGTCAAATAGTGTGAGCAGACCAGAACATGTTTGGAAAGAAACTTGGAGGCTTCTATCTGATGATATTTTGTATAATGAAAGAAAATTGTCTAAAAATTCAG ATTTATCTTTGACTGATGAAGAGCTGAAAACAAGATGCTTATATGAAATTGAGATGATATTGCAAGATAATAGGAAGAGCTTAAAAGAATATCCTCATATGCCTTTTCTAGAATATTTTGTGAGGCTGAAATTTCAAAATGGTTTAATTTATAAGGAGCTAAACtatgacaagaacaatttgaaaaaTGAATTTCAAACATTATTCTCATCCttaacacaagaacaacaaggtGTTTTTGAGAAAATTGTGGAAGCAATTTCTAAAGAAGATGGTGGAGTATTCTTTGTATATGGCCATGGAGGAACAGGTAAGACTTATCTCTGGACAGTTTTGACTTCTTTTTTAAGGTCACAAGGAATGATTGTTCTTACTGTTGCATTGAGTGGAATTGCTGCTTTGCTACTACCTGGAGGTAGAACAGCTCATTCTAGGTTTGCTATACCATTAACGGTGCATGAGGATTCTGTATGTAATATTAAACAAAATAGTGAACTAGCTGAGttgttaaagcaaacaaagcttATCATATGGGATGAAGCATCTATGGTTCACAGATATAGTGTTGAGGCAGTTGATAAAAGTTTAAGAGACATTATGTCatctacaaataataataatgctaattTGCCTTTTGGTGGGAAGGTAGTGGTATTTGGTGGAGAATTTAGACAAATTCTTTCTGTCATTCCTGGAGGTGGCAGGACAGAAATTGTTAATGCAAGCATATGTTCCTCTTACATATGGGACTATTGTAGTGTTTTGAGACTTACAAAAAATATGAGATTAGAGGAATCTTCACATGCTGATAATGATGAATTGGCTTTGTTTTCACAATGGATCTTAAATGTTGGAGATGGCAATATAGGTGGGCCTAATGATGGCATCTCTGAGATTATGATTCCTACTGAGTTGCTCATATCAAATTTTGAAGATCCTCTTAGTTCTATTGTGGATTGTATATATCCAAATCTTCTTGAAAATCACTTGGATTCTAATTGGTTGCAATCACGAGCAATTCTTTGTTCTACGCTTGATGTCGTTGAGAAGGTAAATCAATATATTATCATGAAAATTTCAGGAGATGAAAAAATTTACTTGAGTTCAGATAGTGTTGACAAATCTTATGGAAGCGGACAGTATGCTACTGAAACACTTACTCCAGAGTTTTTAAATAGCCTCCAATGTTCAGGATTACCTCATCATGCTTTGAAGTTGAAG GTTTATGTAATGGCACCAGGCTAA
- the LOC112719910 gene encoding uncharacterized protein isoform X2: MTHPSCHLSSGRHVISGMKLFSQDSEFDILEDGLVSVRVDYDFNYDDISASQKFYSLSIGLYESNTDFQEGNGHQENNFQFTYGDYFDFGDPISICQECGALMWYDERNRKNRNYIIPEFSLCCSLGKVQLPFLTEPPEVLKELLYDYGSKHYKNFQNNIRAYNQMFAFTSSAGKVDSSINKGHRRAPTVYKISGENIHYIGSLMPMPGEKPKFAQLYIYDTENEVNNRIAPFRSNDSEYAIDSEIVGKLQKMLDENNALAKSFRMAKERFAGSNTEHVRLKLLSSR, from the exons ATGACACATCCAAGTTGTCATTTATCTTCTGGACGACATGTGATCAGTGGGATGAAGTTATTTTCTCAAGATTCTGAATTTGATATTTTAGAAGATGGATTAGTTTCTGTTAGAGTTGATTATGATTTCAACTATGATGATATTTCTG CTTCTCAAAAATTTTACTCTCTGAGCATTGGTTTATATGAAAGTAACACTGATTTTCAAGAAG GTAATGGTCACCAAGAAAATAACTTTCAGTTCACATATGGAG ATTATTTTGATTTTGGTGATCCAATTTCAATTTGTCAAGAGTGTGGTGCTTTAATGTGGTATGATGAAAGAAATCGAAAAAATAGAAATTATATCATTCCAGAGTTTAGTCTATGCTGCAGTTTAGGAAAAGTGCAATTGCCTTTTCTAACAGAGCCTCCTGAAGTTCTAAAAGAGTTACTTTATGACTATGGTTCAAAGCATTAcaagaattttcaaaataatatcaGAGCATATAATCAAATGTTTGCATTTACTTCTTCTGCTGGAAAGGTGGACTCATCTATAAACAAAGGCCATAGACGTGCTCCAACGGTCTACAAGATTAGTGGAGAAAATATTCATTATATTGGTAGTTTAATGCCTATGCCCGGTGAAAAACCTAAGTTTGCTCAGTTGTATATCTATGACACAGAAAACGAAGTAAACAATAGAATAGCACCATTTAG GTCAAATGATTCTGAATATGCTATTGACTCTGAGATTGTTGGCAAGTTACAAAAGATGTTAGATGAGAATAATGCTTTGGCAAAATCATTTAGAATGGCGAAAGAAAGATTTGCAGGTTCTAATACAGAACATGTAAGGTTGAAGCTTTTAAGTTCAAGGTAA
- the LOC112719910 gene encoding uncharacterized protein isoform X1 translates to MLTDELERLESFTQIFFNPNAFQYGVAAGQDYSNTKKSMTHPSCHLSSGRHVISGMKLFSQDSEFDILEDGLVSVRVDYDFNYDDISASQKFYSLSIGLYESNTDFQEGNGHQENNFQFTYGDYFDFGDPISICQECGALMWYDERNRKNRNYIIPEFSLCCSLGKVQLPFLTEPPEVLKELLYDYGSKHYKNFQNNIRAYNQMFAFTSSAGKVDSSINKGHRRAPTVYKISGENIHYIGSLMPMPGEKPKFAQLYIYDTENEVNNRIAPFRSNDSEYAIDSEIVGKLQKMLDENNALAKSFRMAKERFAGSNTEHVRLKLLSSR, encoded by the exons ATGTTGACTGATGAACTTGAAAGACTAGAGTCTTttacacaaatattttttaatccaaatgcaTTTCAATATGGAGTAGCTGCTGGTCAAGATTATTCAAATACAAAGAAATCTATGACACATCCAAGTTGTCATTTATCTTCTGGACGACATGTGATCAGTGGGATGAAGTTATTTTCTCAAGATTCTGAATTTGATATTTTAGAAGATGGATTAGTTTCTGTTAGAGTTGATTATGATTTCAACTATGATGATATTTCTG CTTCTCAAAAATTTTACTCTCTGAGCATTGGTTTATATGAAAGTAACACTGATTTTCAAGAAG GTAATGGTCACCAAGAAAATAACTTTCAGTTCACATATGGAG ATTATTTTGATTTTGGTGATCCAATTTCAATTTGTCAAGAGTGTGGTGCTTTAATGTGGTATGATGAAAGAAATCGAAAAAATAGAAATTATATCATTCCAGAGTTTAGTCTATGCTGCAGTTTAGGAAAAGTGCAATTGCCTTTTCTAACAGAGCCTCCTGAAGTTCTAAAAGAGTTACTTTATGACTATGGTTCAAAGCATTAcaagaattttcaaaataatatcaGAGCATATAATCAAATGTTTGCATTTACTTCTTCTGCTGGAAAGGTGGACTCATCTATAAACAAAGGCCATAGACGTGCTCCAACGGTCTACAAGATTAGTGGAGAAAATATTCATTATATTGGTAGTTTAATGCCTATGCCCGGTGAAAAACCTAAGTTTGCTCAGTTGTATATCTATGACACAGAAAACGAAGTAAACAATAGAATAGCACCATTTAG GTCAAATGATTCTGAATATGCTATTGACTCTGAGATTGTTGGCAAGTTACAAAAGATGTTAGATGAGAATAATGCTTTGGCAAAATCATTTAGAATGGCGAAAGAAAGATTTGCAGGTTCTAATACAGAACATGTAAGGTTGAAGCTTTTAAGTTCAAGGTAA